Sequence from the [Clostridium] scindens genome:
TGAGAAAATATGGCTTATGGGAGCAGGTGGCCAAAGGGAGGAATTACGGAAAGACTTTAGCGGCGTATCCTTATTTCGATTCGAGTTGGCAGAGCGAAAAAGTACGAATGCCATGACAGGCTCTTTCCGATTGATTTCTGCTTCTGGGAAAAATGTAGCGGCGGAGGCTGTAATAAGTGGTATATACGATATTCGTCTTGAAGATAATGTATTAAAACTTATGGAAGATCAGGCGTTGTATAGGGATCAGCCAGTACAAGGAGGGCGTTTCAAGCCTGTTGCATTTCAATCAGAACATCGTTTTTATTGTAAAGATGGAAAATTGCACTATGAATACTATGGAAAGTGTTTTGACGTGAATACGAAAACAATGCAGCGGATCGATAGCCCGGATCTCTTTCCGCCGTTTCTATCAATGGAAAAGTAGGCTGCGATATCAGGTTAAAAAAACAGATAGGAAGTATTTATGTATGATTGAGGTTGTATTTCATGAAAGCGCCGCGGGAAGCCTGAAATTGGCACAAGGATATAGAAGGGGGAAATTCAGGACATCACCTAAAAGTGTATTTGTTGGAAGCGGCAAAAATGGCGAATCACGAGGACTGCTTCGCCAGGAAAAGGAGCGGGAGCGGCTTGCCTGTGAAGAGGCAGTACCATTCGGAGGAACTGCTGCTGATATATTTGCTTTTCATCTGATGCTGAGTGTCGGCGATATTTCCGGAGACGGCGTTTGCAGGAGACGCTTAGAGACACTAAATTGCATGTTTGGGATGTATCCGGAAGGGGCCGGCTCTTCTGCAGCAAAAGAGATCTTTGACAGAGCCTGCAAGGACTTGGAGACCATCCGGCAGCGTTTGGATGCCGGTGAACAGGTACGCATATGGTACAGCAGCCACCCGGATGAGATGTGCGGATTACACTGGTTTTTGACACAACTTGTCCAGGATATGCCATCTACAAAAGTTTCCATCGTAAAACTTCCAGATTGGGAAATAAAAGAGCAGACCCTGGCGGTACATACTGGATGGGGTGAGGTTGATCTGGATGAATGGCACAGGTATGCAAATTTGCAAAAAGAGGTGTCCCCAGTTTTTGTGTCTGCCGCTGCATCGAAATGGAGGCAGCTGCAGGAAGAGAACGCTGTATTGCGCGCAGTAATTAACGGAAGGCTGTTCAGTGTACCGGAAGATTTTTACGATCATTTTATAAGGAGCGAGATAGAAAATCAGAATGATGAATTCCAGGAAGGACAGCTGATCGGAAGGATATTAGGGAAATACCAGCTAGGTATCAGCGATGGCTGGCTGGCGATGCGTATCGAAAAAATGATTGAAAATGGGAAACTCCAGATTATCACTAATGCGCCATCCGACTGTCCTGCGTATCATCGAGTGATCAGAAAAATAACTTAGAAAAAAGATTGCCTTTGTAAAAGGACAAAATGTGTAAGGCATGGAAATTGTGACGCTAGCCGAGAACATCACCGATTAAGCAAACACCAGTTTTTCAGCCTGCGAACGTATTGAAGCAAAAATAATATGAGATTGAGGTGAAGGTATTGAGGGCGATACATTATGCGGTTTTAAATGAAATTAGTCATTCACGGACAATTCCACAAACTATATTAGATGTCGGTTTCGGAAACGGGGCATTTACTCAAGTGGTTTCTGCTACATTCCCAAATAGCAATATTACTGCTATTGACACTTCTATTCCCCAATTATTTTCATCTGACAATATAGCATTTACTGAAGGAAGTGTTGAACAACTGTCATTTGTTTCAGAATCGTTTGATTTAGTTATTACCGTGCTGTCGTTACATCACTGGAAAGAAAAAGACAAAGGCATTAGCGAAATATATCGAGTTCTTAAAAAAGATGGCAGGCTTATAATCGGTGACCCGTTACTTGAAGATTGGATGAGCAATCGTATTCTTGGATCATTAATGCAAGTGTTGGATGGTGGCGTCTTTACAGATAAGAAAAGAGTAAGTGAATATTTAATTAGGTCAGGATTTGAGGACATTAGCATTAGACCTGTCCCTAAAACGATGAAATCGCTATATCTTATTAAGGCAAAAAAGTAATTCAACCTCCAGAAAGGTATTTGCAGAAAAAGCAAAACTATTGTTCCTTTCGTCAGCAGCGGATTTTCAGGAACCCTCACAACGATTGCGGAAATGGAATCCGGTCTGGGATTATAAAAGCTGGCTTGCAGAATGTAAAGTTCTGAAAGTCAGCTTTTTAAGTGGCATTTGTGTACTGTGGCATATGTTCTTTTTGCAGTTCGTACTGCACCATCACAGAAGTATAGAAGATCCCCTCTTTCCATTCAAAGCGCACTGTGCCGTGGTAACGCTCTGCGATATCCTGCATGGAAGATGTCCCGATCCCCATGCCGTCGCGCTTTGAGGATATCGGCAAGCCTTCCTTGAATATAACAGGAGTACTGCATGTATTGTCCGCAAGAATCAGGATTTCCGAACTGCTGCGGCGCAGAACTCTGAGTTTGATGAAATTTTGACCTTCTGACTGGCGCTGGCAGGCTTCTACTGCATTTTCCAGAATGTTTCCCAACAGAACGGTGATATCTGTTTCCGATATGGAACAGACCTCAGGATAGTCTGCCTTGGCATCAAAGCGTATATGGCAATCCCTGGAAAGAGCTGCATAATAACAGATGATGGCATTTACCACGTCATTGCGGCAGTAGAGTTCCAGCATATCAGGCGGAAGTTCGCTGCGGTATAGGTCGATATAGGTTCTAAGCCCTGTCTTATCATCCTTTTCAATATAAGACTGCACGACCGCCAGGTGCTGGCGCAAGTCATGTCTGGCTCTGCGCATATCATCCATGTGCCTTGCAAGGCTGTCGAACTGCTTCTTCTGTATCAGTATGCTGTGGTTGGCGTATTTCAGCGCTTCTTCCAGCTGGGTACGGCTCTTGGATATCTCCAGCACTTTTAGCGCCACATAAGACACATAGCATGTGCCAAACAGCATGAGATAGCGCGATACCATGAACTGCCAGGTGGCATAGGCATAGACATCGTCACTGAAGCAGTACAGCATTCCAAACAATGACGAGAACAGCGGTATCTTCCAGAGGTGGCGCCACATCGTCTCATCCTGTATCTTTATGGCATCTGTAATCGTATGCCTGAAAAAGTGGAACAGGAAAGGACAGGTCAGCAGGTATACAATGACGCGGGCGATGTTGTATACAAGATAAGGATGCTGGTCTGAAAAATCCCAGAAGAACCTGCTTTCTATGTAGTTGGCGTTTCCAAACACAAAGAACGACCAGGCAAACAGCAATAAATATGTGAACATTAGTTTTGAAAAACTTTCTTTTATGAGTGTAAAGGACAATGTCAGGTTGACGATCATAAAGCCGTAGCGCATGATGGTCGTCCACTGCACCGCCATCTCATACCCACCTCTGTTGATGAGGTAAAAGCACAGGCTGTTGAGCGTTGCCACAGCCGTTATCAATACCAAGACATATCGAAACGGGATACGCAGCTTCTCCTTGAACATCAAGTAGCGTGGAATCGCAAAAGGGATGAAATCAAGGTATGGAAACAGTATCACCATCCATGTATCTATCACAGCAGTTCCTCCTCTCTTGCTTTTTGGAACAGATAGGTATGATAGTCGCTTTCTATCTTCTTTCTGTCCCTCTTTGAAAATAAAACTCTCTCCCCATTCGTCAGCAGAAAATCCAGATCGTCTATGCGCTCTACGTGGTCAAGATTGACGATACATCCTTTATAGCAAGTCAAAAACTGAGGGTAGTCAAATAACTTGTCCGCCACTGCGCCAAAGGATACCCGGAAGCGTAGAATCCCTCTTCGATGCGTGTGGATCTGGACGTAATGTCCATCCATGTCACACCAGAAAATCTCACGCAGCAGTATCTTTTCATCCTGCACGCATATAAAACGGGCATTTCGTAACCTGGCTATGCCGAGCTGGAGCATGGCCTGTTCGAAATCCGCATAGGAGAATGGCTTCAGTACATATCCGCCTGCCCTAACCTGATAGCTTTCTATGGCGTGGTCCCGGCTAGTCGTGATGAACACGAGTGTAACAAAGTTATCTCTCTGCCTGATCTGCCTTGCAGTATCAATGCCCGAGCGTCCCTGCATGTACTGGTCTATGAATATCAGGTCGTAGGCTGCTTTCTGGAATGAGGACAGAAAATCTTCCCCGCTGGAAAATTCCGTAACGCAGGGAGATCCATCATCATAATGCTCCGAAAAGAACCGGCGCAGACAGACATGGATTTCATTCCTGCATTCCAAAAGGTCATCAATGATCGCAATTTTCATGTTCAGTCCTCACTTCCTTGAACGAGTCAAAATGATTAGTCAATCCTATTTTACACGAAAAAAGGGCGCTGAACAATGTAAGTTGAAGCCAAAAAGTGTAAAATTCGGCCAGCCTATTGTTGTATCCCTGTCTTTTGATATGGTAAAGACAGGAAATAAATGCGTAGGAAGGAGTGAGAATGTATGGAAACAATTATCTGTGATCCTGATGTTAAGACGAATTATCTGATAGAAAGGTGTGTCCGTAACTATTACAGGAATAAAGATATAGACGTACAGATACGCAGCTGTGGGGACTGGCAGGAACTGTGCGCAGAAATCAGGCGGCGGGAAGCGGATGTGATTATCATAGCGCAGAGCGGAGTAAAAGGACTGGATATCATTACAGGGCTGAATGTCCCGGCAGGTAAGATCATCTGGTTCTCTGATCTGGACTTTGCGGTACAGGCATATCGCCTGAACGTTTCCTACTTTAATCTGTTACCCGTCACGCAAGAGAAGATATCCCATGCTCTATGTCAGATTGAGACAGCGATAAAGTGCTGATGATTGGTATGGCGGGCTGTGTTGCAAAACTCGAAGTACAAAAAGGGAGGATATGAAATGAAACTAAAAACATTTTATAAAGCAATGATCAGCGCAGGAGTATTTTTACTATTCTGCACATTCCCAGGCGCAGATGTCAAAGCAGGGGACACGGCAGAAAACATATACTGCAATATCAGCTATGAATATGTGATCAAGTCGGCCGATGGAACCACCGCCCTGGCGGATGGGGATGAGAAGGCGAGGCTCGACAATCAGAATAGTGCTAACCCTACATCATATGATCCGGAGTATGAGGCAACTAAGGAGGAGCTAAAACTGCAGGCATTTGATACAGAGCGATATTATGATTTTAAGGGCTGGTATGAGACCCAGGAGAAGGCTGAGGAAGGAAAGGAAACCGACCAGGTCTGGTCCATTCCCAGTGATCTCTCAGAGGAAAATAAAAACAAAGATATTACACTTTATGCCAGACTCGAAGAGACTGTTTATAACATCGCATACATACTGGATCCCGGGGACTCCGAGAACCCCGGTCCGGACCCCAACGAAATGGGTTCCGACTGGAACGACGAGAGGAATCCGTCTACTTATACCGCGAAAGATGTTGACGCAAAAAAACTAGTATATTCGGCAAAGAATCAGTTCCGTACCGTGAGCGGCGTGAGATATCTGGCGGCGTCGTTTTCTGGCTGGCATACGGAAGGCGAGGAATTGGCAATTGGGGGTTACTGGCTCAAACTACCGGATAATGGAAAAACATTGATTCTGTACGCCCAGTACGTATGCAAATGGATATTCTATGATCCAGACGTAGCGCTCATACAGCAGACAGTGAAAGAGGGGAAAGTGGCATTAAACGGCATGATCTATCCCGGTGCGCAGGTCTATGCCTCTAAGTACACCCTGCCGGATGACACAAAGGAAAAGATATGCAGCGGGCTTTCAAAGGACGGGGAACTGCTGGGCGCTTACCAGGTCCGGCTTCTATGCCCCGCGAACCCACTAAACCCAAAGGATAAGGACCCGGAATCCCGTTGGGACGTGCCTCATGTAGGCGACCTGGACCTGACTTTGCAAGTTGCTATCCCCGGCGCGGCGGCATTCGAATCCGACGGATTCAAACTCTGCCGGATAGAGGCAGACCAGAGCTTCACCTGCATACCCCTTAAGAAGTCCAAGGACCAGGGAATAGGCAGTGAGGGAACCTGGTATGAGGCAAAAGTCACAGCCCTCACCGAACGGGAAGCTGACCGGGCATTCGCCGTCACAGGAATACGGAGGGAAGAGACAAAGCCTGTACCGGACGATCATAAAAGTCCTGACAATCCGAAAGGGCAGGGCGCCAAATCAGATCCTGCCAAGAATGTAAACAAAAGCAATACAGTGAAAAAAACAAAAGTAGTTACCGGAGACGACAGCAATGCAGGGGCGTTGCTGGCAGTTATGGCCTGTGCATTGGCGGCAGCCGGCGTCAGTGTTGTAATGCGTAAAGGCAGGAAGCGGAACCAGCATTAGGGCAGAATCTATGGAGGAAATGACTATGAAAGTTATTACGATAATAATAGGTATCTTACTGACCGTCGGAGGGTTTTTCTGCATATTCCGTCCGGGAATGACATTTCTAAGTACCGGCTGGATGTTAGGTCTTATGCTGGTAATTGCAGGCATGAATATGACTGCCGCCTATATACCGGGGAAAGGCCGGGATAAGAAAAAGGACACGGATAAAGGCAATCTGCTGTGCGGAATCATAATCTCAGTGCTGGGACTGTTTCTGATCGTGAGCGGTATATCTCGTGCTGTGGCGGACATCATAATCCTCTATGTGTTCGGGGCAGGCATGGCAATCAGCGGCCTGCTTAAGATTAGCGGAGGCCTGTTTCAGAAGAAGAGAGGAATCAGGGAGTGGGGATGGAGCCTGGCATTTGGCATACTGACCATATGCCTTGGAGTCTACTGCTTTTTCCATCCGCTTGCCAGCGCCTACGCAATCGGATACATGCTTGGATTCATTGTGCTGATGCAGGGATTCAACTTGATCAGTCTCGGTTCTAATCTGGAATAAAACTGTAAGGATAGGAAAAGTTAGGAGGAAACGCCTATGAAGTATAGAAAACTCTGGTCCTGCATACTGACAACAGCCTGTGTGGTAAGCCTCACAGCATGCACTGCCGCTAAGGGCAATGAAAACAATGATCAAAAAGACAGCGCGCCGTCAGAGGCTGGAAAGAAAGCGGCGGACAGCGCAAAAAAAGCCACTGACGTCACAAAGAAAACAAACGAAGAAGTCTATACCCTGCTGGACTTCGACGACCAGCAGGAACTGGAATCTGCTCAGAAGAACCTCATCGTCGCCCCCGAAGAACTGGAGATCAAGGACGACAGCGGCAAGGTGGTGTGGAGCCAGAAAGCATACGCTTTCCTGGAAGATACGGACGCGCCCGATACTGTAAATCCAAGTCTCTGGCGCCACACCCAGATGAACCATCTCTACGGGCTGTTCCGGGTGACAGACGGTATCTACCAGGTGCGGGGATACGACATGACCAACATCACCTTCATCGAAGGAGATACCGGATGGATCGTTTTCGATCCCCTCATCAGCACCGAATGCGCCAGGGCAGCCTTAGAACTGGTGAATAAGGAACTGGGAGAACGCCCGGTCATGGGCATCGTCATGAGTCATCCCCACGTGGACCATTACGGCGGCATTAAGGGAATCATATCCGCGGAAGAAGTGGCAGAGCGGAAGATCCCCATCATAGCCCCGGAGGGATTCGAGGAACACGCGGTCAGCGAAAATGTATACGCCGGCACAGCCATGGGCCGGAGGGCAGGCTATCAGTACGGAACCATACTGGACCCCGGTGAGACAGGCTCCATGGCCATCGGCATCGGAATGGGACAGTCCACCGGCACCATTTCCTACCTGCCCCCCAACGACAGTATCAAAGCCACCGGCGACACCCGCACCATCGACGGGATAGAGATGGAATTCCAGATGACCCCTGGCACAGAAGCCCCGGCGGAGATGAACACCTGGTTTCCACAGAAAAATGCCCTCTGGATGGCGGAAAACTGCACAGGCACCCTGCACAACCTCTACACACTTAGAGGCGCGCAGGTGCGGGACGGAAACGCCTGGGCCGGGTACATCATGGAGGCCCTCACCCGCTACGGCGGCAAAGCAGAGGTTGTATTCCAGGCCCACAACTGGCCCCACTGGGGAAATGACATAATCACAGAATACATGAAAAATACAGCCGCAGTATATAAATTTATCAACGACCAGACTTTAATGTACATCAACCAGGGCTATACCTCCGATGAGATCGCAGGCATGATCACACTGCCGGAGAAACTAAGCGAGATCTGGTACACCCGCCAGTATTACGGCACCGTTGCCCACAACTCCAAAGCCGTATACCAGCGGTACATGGGCTGGTACGACGCCAACCCTGTAAACCTAAACCGCCTTGCCCCCACAGACCGGGCACAAAAATATATGGAGTACATGGGAGACGCGGACGAGGTACTGAAAAAAGCGAAGAAAGACTTTGAAAAGGGAGAATACCAGTGGGTGGCGGAAGTCACCAATATGATCGTATTCGACGACCCGGATAACCAGGAAGCAAGAAACCTTTGCGCCGACGCTTTAGAGCAGCTGGGCTACCAGGCGGAATCCGGTACCTGGCGCAACGCCTACCTGTCCGGCGCCAGAGAACTAAGAGAAGGAACTATTAACGACCCCGCCGTAAAAGCTACCGGAAGTTTCGAGCTTATGCAGTCCATGAGTCCGGAAATGATGATGGATTACTTAGGGATCCTCCTGGATGCCAATGCCGCCCAGGACCTGAACTTAAAAATCAACCTGGACTTCACAGATGAAGAACCCTACCTGCTCACTGTAGAATCCGGCGTGGTCCTCTACCAGAAAGGGGCAAAAGCCCCGGATGCTGACGCCACACTCACCATGCCCCGCTTAGGGATGTTCTCTATCCTCGGCGGCGACAAAGAACAGCAGAAAAAAGCCATCCACATAGAGGGGGACCAGGATGTGATTACAAAACTCACGGAACACATGGTAGAATTCGAATTTTTCTTTAATATAATAGAGCCTTAAATCAGGCAGCACAAGGAGACCAGCTTATGAAACGGAAAAAATATTGGAATAAATGGGTTACAGGAGTCATTCTGTTGTTATGCAGCATGTTCCTCTGCCCGGATGTCAGGGCAGAGGGAAACGAGAATCTCCCGGACAATCCTTATGTATACGCAGCTCTCACCAGGGAGGCCATCCTGGCCTGGGATGTTCCCGACAGTAGTGAGTCCGGGTCCTACTCTTATACCCTGTGTGAGAAACAAGGGGACGGAGGCTATGTTCCCGTGGAAAACGGGACGGGAATAGATCCGTCAAAGGGCTATTTCACCCTTTATAAACTCAAGCCCGATACAACTTATACATTTGCTTTTCAGGGTCAGTCCCCAGGAGGCGGCAGCGTGATGGGAGCAGACATCCATCTGGCAACAAGGCAGGAAAATACACTCAGATTTTCCCAACAGCCAGAAAGTATAACGACTCAGATAGGGAGATTGGCGGCATTTGAGGCCACTGTCCGTGGCGAGATAGGTAAAATGGCCGAAACGATCCTCCAGTGGCAAAAGCTTGACAATGACGGAAACTGGGTAGATATCGATGGAGCCTGTTCAAGGGAGCTAGGGGATAATGATATAATAACCGTATATCCAATTCACTCTGTTTCCCAGGAAGACGCAGAATCTAGGTACCGGGTCCGGGTGACCAGGTATTATGGGAATTCAAGCCAGCCCTCTGTGATTGACTCCAAAAGTGCGGCACTGTATGTGGGAGAGGGGCCCTATGACATAGACCTGCAGATCCAGGATAAGCCAGAGGAGGGGATTTTTACCTACACTTACCTGGATAGCACCGGAAGTCTGCGTAATAGAACAGCCGTGCTGATTGAACCTGTTTCCGGGATTTCTATCCCGATAACGGCGGAAATTCAGGGCGATCAGAATACAGCGTTCAAATGGGAAGCCACTATGTTCTACAGGGATATGGCAATAGCTCAGGAAGCGTATAATATTTCGGAGGACGGCAAGGACGGCAATTTAAGGTGCCCAGCCACTATGTTACCCGGAGGGGCGCTCTCCGGGAAGGAGGTTAAGCTGAAGGGAGAGCTTATGGATAAAGAGGATAAGATTCTGGCAAGTTCTGACCTGAAGCCGGTAAGCATACTGAAACCCGGCGCTGACAGGTATGCATTATTGTATGATGTAAACGGAGGAAATAACGCACCGGAGAATCTGGCTTATATCGGCGCAGAGGCGGTGGGGATTACCCTGTATGCCCCTGCAAAACAAGATAGTGTATTTCAGGGATGGCGGTTTGAAGGCTCCCAGGATCTGCTCCCTATGGATGCGGACAGCCTGCAGACCTATCTTACGGTCGAAGAGATCAAAGGGGCGGACATAAAAGGAAATAAATCCATTACACTGGAGGCAGTCTGGGCGGACAAGGAGCACGCTATTACTTATGCAGGCGCGGACGGCATAGTCAATCCAAACCCTGCCGTGTACACATCATACAGTAATGTGGATCTTGCAGACATTGGTAAGGAAGGGTATGAGTTTGCCGGCTGGTACGAGGATGAAGCGCTCACGAAGCAGATCAGAACGATTCCGGGGGATATATCCCCGGAAAAGAAAGGACAGGACATCACCCTTTACGCCGGCTTCAGCCCGCTGAAAGAAGGAGACGGTCCTGGCGGCAATACAGACCCTGATATCAAACCAACCCCTGTCCAGAATAGCAATCAAGGCAATGGGGCAAAGAACACAAGTGTATCTACCGGAGATAACAGCAATATGTGGACGCTTCTGGCGGTTATCTCAGCAGCGCTGGCAGTTGGAATCAGCGCAGCCGTGTATAAGGGCAGGAGACGTAAGCAGCGTTAGAATATCAACACTACCGCTGCAGAGGAAGGGGAAATGAAAATGAAAAAGAAGTACAAAATATTCGCCGCCCCCGCATTCCTGGCGGCAGCCATAGCAGGAGTCCTGATAGCAGGGACGATACCAGGCATTTCAGGCGTCTTCACCAGCACCGTACACGCAGAAGGCGAAGGAGAAAGCGGCAGTGACTATGACA
This genomic interval carries:
- a CDS encoding sensor histidine kinase, producing MIDTWMVILFPYLDFIPFAIPRYLMFKEKLRIPFRYVLVLITAVATLNSLCFYLINRGGYEMAVQWTTIMRYGFMIVNLTLSFTLIKESFSKLMFTYLLLFAWSFFVFGNANYIESRFFWDFSDQHPYLVYNIARVIVYLLTCPFLFHFFRHTITDAIKIQDETMWRHLWKIPLFSSLFGMLYCFSDDVYAYATWQFMVSRYLMLFGTCYVSYVALKVLEISKSRTQLEEALKYANHSILIQKKQFDSLARHMDDMRRARHDLRQHLAVVQSYIEKDDKTGLRTYIDLYRSELPPDMLELYCRNDVVNAIICYYAALSRDCHIRFDAKADYPEVCSISETDITVLLGNILENAVEACQRQSEGQNFIKLRVLRRSSSEILILADNTCSTPVIFKEGLPISSKRDGMGIGTSSMQDIAERYHGTVRFEWKEGIFYTSVMVQYELQKEHMPQYTNAT
- a CDS encoding InlB B-repeat-containing protein yields the protein MKRKKYWNKWVTGVILLLCSMFLCPDVRAEGNENLPDNPYVYAALTREAILAWDVPDSSESGSYSYTLCEKQGDGGYVPVENGTGIDPSKGYFTLYKLKPDTTYTFAFQGQSPGGGSVMGADIHLATRQENTLRFSQQPESITTQIGRLAAFEATVRGEIGKMAETILQWQKLDNDGNWVDIDGACSRELGDNDIITVYPIHSVSQEDAESRYRVRVTRYYGNSSQPSVIDSKSAALYVGEGPYDIDLQIQDKPEEGIFTYTYLDSTGSLRNRTAVLIEPVSGISIPITAEIQGDQNTAFKWEATMFYRDMAIAQEAYNISEDGKDGNLRCPATMLPGGALSGKEVKLKGELMDKEDKILASSDLKPVSILKPGADRYALLYDVNGGNNAPENLAYIGAEAVGITLYAPAKQDSVFQGWRFEGSQDLLPMDADSLQTYLTVEEIKGADIKGNKSITLEAVWADKEHAITYAGADGIVNPNPAVYTSYSNVDLADIGKEGYEFAGWYEDEALTKQIRTIPGDISPEKKGQDITLYAGFSPLKEGDGPGGNTDPDIKPTPVQNSNQGNGAKNTSVSTGDNSNMWTLLAVISAALAVGISAAVYKGRRRKQR
- a CDS encoding alkyl/aryl-sulfatase codes for the protein MKYRKLWSCILTTACVVSLTACTAAKGNENNDQKDSAPSEAGKKAADSAKKATDVTKKTNEEVYTLLDFDDQQELESAQKNLIVAPEELEIKDDSGKVVWSQKAYAFLEDTDAPDTVNPSLWRHTQMNHLYGLFRVTDGIYQVRGYDMTNITFIEGDTGWIVFDPLISTECARAALELVNKELGERPVMGIVMSHPHVDHYGGIKGIISAEEVAERKIPIIAPEGFEEHAVSENVYAGTAMGRRAGYQYGTILDPGETGSMAIGIGMGQSTGTISYLPPNDSIKATGDTRTIDGIEMEFQMTPGTEAPAEMNTWFPQKNALWMAENCTGTLHNLYTLRGAQVRDGNAWAGYIMEALTRYGGKAEVVFQAHNWPHWGNDIITEYMKNTAAVYKFINDQTLMYINQGYTSDEIAGMITLPEKLSEIWYTRQYYGTVAHNSKAVYQRYMGWYDANPVNLNRLAPTDRAQKYMEYMGDADEVLKKAKKDFEKGEYQWVAEVTNMIVFDDPDNQEARNLCADALEQLGYQAESGTWRNAYLSGARELREGTINDPAVKATGSFELMQSMSPEMMMDYLGILLDANAAQDLNLKINLDFTDEEPYLLTVESGVVLYQKGAKAPDADATLTMPRLGMFSILGGDKEQQKKAIHIEGDQDVITKLTEHMVEFEFFFNIIEP
- a CDS encoding LytR/AlgR family response regulator transcription factor, which translates into the protein MKIAIIDDLLECRNEIHVCLRRFFSEHYDDGSPCVTEFSSGEDFLSSFQKAAYDLIFIDQYMQGRSGIDTARQIRQRDNFVTLVFITTSRDHAIESYQVRAGGYVLKPFSYADFEQAMLQLGIARLRNARFICVQDEKILLREIFWCDMDGHYVQIHTHRRGILRFRVSFGAVADKLFDYPQFLTCYKGCIVNLDHVERIDDLDFLLTNGERVLFSKRDRKKIESDYHTYLFQKAREEELL
- a CDS encoding DUF3658 domain-containing protein, whose protein sequence is MIEVVFHESAAGSLKLAQGYRRGKFRTSPKSVFVGSGKNGESRGLLRQEKERERLACEEAVPFGGTAADIFAFHLMLSVGDISGDGVCRRRLETLNCMFGMYPEGAGSSAAKEIFDRACKDLETIRQRLDAGEQVRIWYSSHPDEMCGLHWFLTQLVQDMPSTKVSIVKLPDWEIKEQTLAVHTGWGEVDLDEWHRYANLQKEVSPVFVSAAASKWRQLQEENAVLRAVINGRLFSVPEDFYDHFIRSEIENQNDEFQEGQLIGRILGKYQLGISDGWLAMRIEKMIENGKLQIITNAPSDCPAYHRVIRKIT
- a CDS encoding HdeD family acid-resistance protein, producing MKVITIIIGILLTVGGFFCIFRPGMTFLSTGWMLGLMLVIAGMNMTAAYIPGKGRDKKKDTDKGNLLCGIIISVLGLFLIVSGISRAVADIIILYVFGAGMAISGLLKISGGLFQKKRGIREWGWSLAFGILTICLGVYCFFHPLASAYAIGYMLGFIVLMQGFNLISLGSNLE
- a CDS encoding class I SAM-dependent methyltransferase; the encoded protein is MKVLRAIHYAVLNEISHSRTIPQTILDVGFGNGAFTQVVSATFPNSNITAIDTSIPQLFSSDNIAFTEGSVEQLSFVSESFDLVITVLSLHHWKEKDKGISEIYRVLKKDGRLIIGDPLLEDWMSNRILGSLMQVLDGGVFTDKKRVSEYLIRSGFEDISIRPVPKTMKSLYLIKAKK